The DNA region CATGTCTGAATGGTGTCCTATAAGGGGCATCTGGTGCACTCCAAAGGGGTTGTCGTAGTGGTGTCCCCCCTGGCTGTCCCGGGGCTCCAGGAAGGCATCCTCTAGGTGAGAGTCCATGGTTGTGGCTCTCAGAGCAGCTGTCAGGACATCCACTTGTGCTGcaggaagggggtgggggggacatGGATGAGCWGGCGAGTTCCACATTGCTCTATCACCATGTTCTCTTGTTCAGAAACAATGCCCAAGGGGTAAGCTGTATTATTGCCAAACACAATACAACTTGAGCAACTACCATATTGCTAATACCTAGCCTGTGCTCTATCATATACATGAAGCGTCTAGGAGACCTATTCTTCCTTGTTGCGACACCATTACCTTGAGTGTATAAAACAGCACAtcgaggcctgtgtgtgtgtgcacgcgcgtgtCATTGTCAAACAAGCGTTCTTTGTGCCATATGCACAACAGGGAGCCCTTGTCTGGGCTTACAGCCGGCCCCTCTTCACAACAACAGATCACACTCAAAACCATGGAGGAGCCACTGCACTGGCCCTAAGCACCGACACGGGGTTAATCTTAACAGACGAGGAAGAGCAGATTGTAAATCTGTCACGGCTAAGCAGAGTCAGTCATTGTGCTTCAGTGCATCTGGGGCCTGTTCAGGAGGACAGCGTTACGGAACATTCTGACAGAACTGATGATTGTCCGTCAGCTCTATGGATTCCATTTCCATCTGCAACAATGAGCGGTTTGTCAAACCAACGCAGGTCTGGCATGATGACACCGGTGATAACAtttacatgcacagtaataattcCATACTAAACTGACTATGGCAGTAGTCATGTACACACCTTACTCTgctcatttaaataaaaaaaatatcagcgTAAGGTCTAATTATTAGGACATCTAaacaccttaaaaaaaaatatatatatatatatatatatatagatttttttaaataaagaacaaatacaaaaaatatcaaaCCAAAAAACAAATTGCCGTTCCAGCTGTGTATTTCAACTGCGCCGACACCAGCCAAGCGCCTTCCTCTTCGGCGCCAGTGAAGTGAGATCAGAACATATGAGTCTAAGAAGTAGTTCACATTCAATCTTTATATGTCCCaacccaaaaataacatggtcgctgtggtggAATGTTTATTTAGACtggtgattttctgcatttatcagagtgacatcaggtagcctgatttcagattgTTCTTCTTACAAagcctgtaaacattttaaatcaaactattatattaatctgactaccTACAATAAATCGCATTATTGTGTCCATGTAACCGTACTCAGTGACAGATCATTAAATTCATGTGACCCATTTTAGAAACAAACAGTACTGGAACACAGTGTTCTGTAGTATAGGTCTAACCCAGggtaactccagtcctcaggggtcTGATTAGTGTCACAGaaaacacacctgactccaataatcaactactCAGTTtggaatgcaattagtttaaatcagctgtgtttgctagggatggcaGGGCAGTGTTACAGCACTctggcccctgaggactggagttgcccatccctggcctacACTACCGGAGTTTATTACATGCAGCACGATGGGATTGCATCTATAGGCAGACGAGGAGGCTCGCACATAAAACGAAGATTGAAGGAAAAACGGCTTAGTTTGAATTTTCTTTCTAGTGCTTTCTGGGATCCTCTGACAATGCCTCTTCCTTTCCTTGTGCCATTTGTAACAttacaggccacacacacacctctcccggTTTTCTATTTTCCCCCTCCCAAGTCGGCCCAAAAATGACTTCCAGTTTGTATTGTGTGAAATGGCCAGGTGCCAGCAGGCTGCTAGCCTCACATGCGACATTAAGGGTTTCAATTCCACCAAAAACACAGTGGACTGGACTCAAAGGCCAGCCTCTCACACCATTGGCCTATAGGGTTAGGCTCTGAGCACTACCTGTGAAAGAGCTTCTTCTGTCCAATCACAGCAGAGGAATGTTAATTGTCAACAACAACGTATTGAATTTCACTGCTTGCTCTGGTTAAGGATTAGTCTATTTATAACCCGAGGGAATTCACCCTCCATGACAACTTCTCTTACAATATAATTACATTCAGCCTACACACTGAGCCACTGTCCCTATATGAATAGACGCACAACCATGAATTGCAACAGTTACCAAAATAACCACCTCTGATTAAGTTACATGTCTACATATGGTATTGAAGTAAGCAGCTTCTCGTGATCTCAGCAGTAGAGTGTAGACCTCTGACAGTGAGGTCAAGCTACAGCTTTACACACAGAGCACAGCTCACCTTTCACGTCGGGGTCATCAATATGAGGCTCCAGGTTTTCGATCAGCTCTTCCAGCTGTTTCCTATCCAGGACTGGGGCCGAGGCTTTAGCCTTGCCCTTACTGGAGGAGACATAGCTGGGGGGCTCCTCCTGGACACTCTCCCCCTGCTGGAGCAGCtccatgtccaggcccatctcaGTGATGGGCAACCTCCAGAAGTGGAAGGAGTTGTAGAGCTCCTGCTCGGGGATATTGTCCTGAGGACTGACAGATGGGGATTCCTCTACTGGCTCAGACAAGGATGAGGGCTCAGATATGTCTGCTGGTGAGTCATCCTTCTCAGAGGTTGTGTGCTTCTCAGGTGGCTGTGGCTCATTCTCAGTATCCCCTGAAggggcttcctcctcctcccgaGCACCTGCTGTGTCAGAGGAGTCGGGGGTTAGCGAGGAAGGCTCCTTCTTGCGCTTCTCGCCACAGAGGCACTCTGGAACTATGTCGGCATCCTCGCAGCACGGTCCACCGTCCGAGGCGTCCATCAAGGCCTCCGCCGCCTgctccccacccccctcctctgCCACATCCACTCCTTCTACCTCCTCTGTCCggcacaacacccccccccccaggtccCCTGTCGAAATGCAGTCCTGCTGTGGACAACCCTCCTCTTGGTTGCCATTTGTGCATGCAGGCAAGTCCTCCCCCTGCCTCTGAGAGTAATTCTCTGTGTTAGCCCTTAGGGAGGGGTCTGTAGAGTCTGGGTTCCGTGGTTTCTCTTCAgtactgggggagagagaggaagctagTTACAAACAAAGCAGTTAAAATCTCAAGCTTGGTGGATTTTCTTCAGAATGAAAGGATCCAGCCATTCATGTAAATTCCCTTTTAGATGCCTGCTCAAAAGACCAACAATAGCTGCACCTGTTCTGTGGGTGGACACAGTAGCACTCgcccacctccccctctctgaAGTACTGGCCCACACTGTTGGGGCTGGCGAACGTGGAGATGAACTGGCCCAGCGACTGGAAGGCAGCCTGACGCACCTGacacacaaagaaagagagacagaggtcaaGAAACAAAAGAGTATTACATGTCAATGACTctacagtcatttagcagacactcttgtaAAGAGAAGTAGCCAAGTTGTGCATTCAAATAAGGAAGTTGGCCTGTCAGACATCCTGGTAAAATATGTCATGTGAATGTTCCCCGAAGTGGGCTAACTACTACCCACAGGCCctgcagtaaaaaataaaatatgtatttactCTAAAAAGTTAGTTTAATTTTAcattttgcagacgctcttatccagagcgacttatagtagtgagtgcatacattttcatttttgttcttACTGGTCcgccatgggaatcgaacccacaaccttggcgttgcaagtgccatactctaccaactgagatacaGTGGACAAGTTAGTTCCCTTAACAGCAAAATACCTAGAGGATTAAGAGTAGAACTCTGGCCTCAGGAGGTCAATGTTTAATGCCTATGCTAAAGTATTTAGTTCCCATTCAGGATGTGGGTTGACACATTTCTGCTCGGTGCTCACCCATCGGGAGGGGTCGCTGATGAGGCTGATGAAGAGCGACGATAGCTTGGTCCTGCGCACTTCCTGCGAGGTGGACGAGGAAACAGTCATGAAGCACTCAGCACAGGCCTTCCTCACCCCCCACACGTTGTCCGAGCAGAGCTGGAAAAAGCGGGGCAGCTggacaggaaaggagagaggtgggAAAGAGAGCCAGATGAAAAGTAAAACAGTGTTTCAGTTAGTCAGAGCTTAGAATGCCCTTTCATCGTCACACAAGGCCGAGCTACTGAGTGGAGTCAGAGAGCGTGAGCGCATCAATGTTTCACCCGGTACAATCTCAATATCACAACACAGAGAACAATATACTGAGAATTCAGAAAAAGAGGTGGAAAAGCGGCAGTTGGGAACGGCATGTGCAACAGAAACTTCTGGCTTTTAGATGACTCATTTAAGTAAACCCTGGTGTGTCACTGGAAGCAAACAAAGTTAAAGTCAGTTGGCTGAGAAAGAATGAAACCAAAAGAAGTCAACACGTACCAGGAGTTCCTCTGTCGCCTCTCCTCCAACAACACTGCAAATGTCGCCAAAGTTTGCAGCGCAAACctgccacaaacacacaaaaatgacCTCATCTAAAACAATGACTCCAACCCCAAGCAGATTTAACAATATgttaaacaaaaaaactgaaaagacAAATACTACATGTGAGAAAGTCTGCTTGAGTGTATAGCCACTGCCTGGGTGTGATCTAATGCAGGGCCGTGTCCATTAAGGCACAACAGAAGACGTTTAAAAATGTTAacgggaagaagaaaaaaatatatgccAAGTCCAGCTAGTCCCTCCTATTTCAGTCCGTTTTCATTTGTTTGGTGCCTTATGAACACAACCCTAGTCTAGTCCCTACTGACCTTGCGCACGTGGAACATCCTGCAGTCGCAGCACATCTCACAGAAGCGGGGCAGGAAGAGGCGCTCGGTGATGTCCTTGCCCACCATGGGAGCCATCTTACAGATGATCTACAGACACAAAAATAGAGCGTCAAAATACACCGTCCGTCAGGATCCTTCTCACACAGCATGGTGGTTTGAACTAAAATGTCACAACACTACCTGCGTTCTACAGACAACTTTGAAATACCCTTGGCTTGCACTATCCGCAGAAGGGCAAACATTCATTTGAATGCTGGCTGCAGCCTGCTTCTGGAAATCACAGCTATGGTAAATAAAACAAAGGGGTCAACCTTATTCTACTTTTTGCATTTGATATGACCATATCTAAAACGTGGCACAGGAGCTGTCTGATAATGTCATAATGTTGTGTGGGTCATGTTCCCTGACCACCGTCTCCACACTACTGCACCTTCTATTCCCATATGTATTACACCACTTTTGACCAACAAAGCTacttagtagtgcactatatagggaatagtgtgccatttcagGCATCTCCTTGGTCACATGACTCACGGCCATGGCTTCCGTCTTGACGTCGTCGTTGCTGTCGGGGGCGGTCAGGTCCACCAGAACGGGGCACACCAGGGTCTCAATGTCCCCCCTCTCAATCAGCTCCTGCTCCAGCAGCACCAGCAGGGCCGCCTGGCTGGTCTTTCTGACCTGGCGAGATATCACAATCGTTATACAGAAGCTATTAATAACAGTTAGCATAACATCTATGAGCTTAATTTATTGTCGCTGAATAGATGTTTATTTAACATGTGCCAATGgctagagagagcgagtgagaggcaattcaaaaaacagaacaaaGTATGTTGAACAATACAAAAAGAGGAGAATGTAATGTATTCTTATCACACGCCTCCCTTACCTGGTTGTTCTGGTCAGCCAGGTATCTCACCACGATCGGTAGCAAGTACTTAGAGAAGGCAAACGGAATGGAAGGTCTGTTCTCCTGACAGAAAATGGCGATGTGAGGAACTTGCTCCATTAGTTCTGCTCTTACAGAGGGCTCTGAAAAGAGAAAGGTAagacattttaaaaacacttaaGAGGTATTTTAAGGACAGTAGAAAAGGGGGTCAATAAAGCCTGAAGATCAAATGTCTTCCATGACAAAAGGGGTCTGGTTTCATCATCGTCAGCAGCACAAGTGTTCAACAATGACTGACACCTGGCTGGATGCCCTGGGACCAGAGGAGGATATCATTTGTCCAGAGAAATTATCTGCAGAAACACAGTTAGATTGTCTTAACTTCAGGTGTGAATTTAGTTAAACCTATGTTTTAAAGACGCACTAATAAATAGCTGTGAGAAGGATGCTGATGGACTGTGCATTTTGACTCTCCGCTTTACCAGGCGGGGCCAGAATGTCCCCGAAGCACACCMAGCCTATGTAATGctaagggaaaacatttttttttttttgatgtagTTGTTTAAAATACATGCCCACTGACTGACTAAGATCCTCTCTGGTCAGTTTACTCCAGGGTTAAGGGAACTGGTTGCTGCTCTAATGTATGCCTGCACCATTATGCAGGGCTCCTGCATTACGCTGAAAGACATGCCCTGCACTTACAAGGACACTGCTAGGCCACTACATTCAGAGAACTACAGAGACCTGACCATTGCACATTGCAAATGTAGTTGGGATAACTTATTATTAGTTATCCCAACTAATAAATGCCCAAATCCCAATCTATTTTCTAATCCCTGCTGGATATGTATAAGCAGTGGTGCACCTTCCTCTACATCTCTTAAAGGTATCCGCacgcttcccagccgaaacagttcagtTTGTgtatattttatgacattttgtgAAGTTTTTGGACATCTTTTGGGGGCTGTTCGGGTACACGTTTTTTTAATGGAAGCAAGtcggagccgaagtctacgcccctgtAAAATTGTGTGACTAAGAGCTCTTCGGCAAGAACTtcaaaatgaattacagatttcttgagttgtcttaaattaattcagactattttgaggaagtgtatactggctacggcgtctcaaaatggacaaacatcaCTATTgccgattttcttgtttttcccaAGTTAAGGTATTtaaagggagtatgcgagcacactcgttcggtgcCAGCTGAACCGAAGCATGCTGACACCTTCAGCCTACCTACACCTTACAGGGCCAAGGGAGCAACTGGGACCAGCTGTAAAACTCAGACAGACTGCATTTCACCTGTGTGAAATGGCATCTAGGTGCAGTTAACTACACCGCTCCATCAAAACACTCAtgggtctctctcctctgcactAGTGGCCAGCCAAGAGAACAGACAGACTACTTTCATGACAGAAATAAGGGCATGTCCagagcatgcagacacacacagccagttCATATACACGACAGACAGTTTTCACTACAGTCAGTCGTTAAATATGAAACAAACGTCTCTTATAAACCGATGGGGTCTTACCCGAGTCATCAGCAAGTCGACCCACTCTCTCCAAGACGCCGATACAGTCCCTCTCATCCTCACTCACTGCTTTTAGTGTGTCCAACAAACTTCGTGCCACCATTTGTCTGGAAGTCATAACAAAATTTGATATGAATAAATATTCTccataataaaaattaaaaaaggtcTTCAAAATTGTGAGTTTAAATAACATTGCGTTGGACATTTACCTGTTAAAAATATTTTCACTAGCGACGTATTTATCCAATCTTCCAAGAGGAGTCAGCATCTCATCTTGCGATACAAAATCCAAGGCTGAAGGTATAATAATGACGTCagactctgagctgtagtcatccACACCAACTATTAGAGACATTGGGAATATTGTGCATGAGAGGCACCCACCACCACGTACCCAGTCAGGCCGGTGAGGGACAGTGATGAGGTGACATGCAGTAGTGGCAGAAGCTTGGCACCAATGCTAAATCTATTAGCATATCAACAGTGGTTAGGAGAATGCAGTCCAAGGGGGGGGGRRAAAAGTTCAAAAGTGAAAATGACAGATTTGGTGAAAGAAACATATGAAGTCCTTGAAATACAGTGAATACACATAGCATACAAGCAGGTGGGGATCTATAGGATGATGGTAGTGATCTGTAGGTGGACTTGTTGCATGACTGTTCTCGCAATGGTATGGGTATGTTGCAAAATGTACTACTGACACAAAGCAATCTATCATACTGCAAAATAAATACCTAGCTTGTACAGTGTATGGTAACTGCACATCCCAGTTATTGCACAATAGCCAGACTAGGTGCATTAACTTCCCACTTTCGCTACAATTTATCAGTCACCAAATTGTCTAATATGCATACTGgatagtaataaaaaaaatagatagcTGGCTAGTTGTTATATCATACTAATTTAGTTTGGCTGCAAAGACTAGCAAGCCAAATAGTCCACTTCAGGAAGTTTCAGGCTATAGTCGTAGGGCCCTGACTGGGTTGCATATCTAATGTAACAGAAACCAGTAACCTCCCTCCGCTATgggtggtagctagctagctgacctaGCTAGGTTAACAATCCTGCATGCAAGCTTGATGTATTAGGTTGAGAACCTAGCTAGCGAAGGAAGCGAGACGATCATAATCAAATGTAATGCAGTGAATCGAATCGCTGGTTACtctgcatagctagctagctgcttggcTATCTGAGAGGCTAGCTCGCCAAttcgcttgctagctagctggctagtttaTCGCCAAATTTGCGCAAGCGCGTGAGTGTTAGCTTTTACGAAACTACTTTTGAGAGCATTTAAAATGTGGGATGTGAATATAACTCACTACACATCGAAGAGGTTAAGTTGCAAAGAAAGGGGACAGTCCAACTCGTCTATCCAAGGCCCACACAGACCCGTGAACTCCAGAGAGCCGACAAGGCAATCATCGCATCCATTGCAAGGCTAGCTAGCAATTTCCAACACTGAAAACACAGGGACAAACTTACATCCGTCCAACTCCTCCTGGGAATCCTCTTGGAGTAAAGATATATCTgttaaaaacaaccaaaaactCAATCAAAAGATACTCAATCGATAACTAAATTGTTCTGCTGTACAGTTTCACTCGAAACTGTTAAAATTTGGGACGGAATTGTGCATTTTCCCGATGCTAGTGTAAATAGACTACGTACCCGCCATCTTGTCCTGGTCCTACATTTAAAGTGATCTGTGCAGATGAGGTACACAACTGGAGACGGAGAATACAGGAACTGCCGTTAGAAATTAACGAGCGGTCCGGATAGTATAAAATCGGTGAAGAAATCACCACCCCACCTAGAGGCGTTACGGTTGATAGTAAAGTACAACGCCCAATGATTTTTAtattaattatactgaacaaaaatataaacgcaacatgtaaagtgttggtcccatgtttcatgagctgaaataaaagatcacagacattttccataagcacaaaaatattatttctctcaaattttgagcacaaatttgcttacatctctgtgagaatttctcctttgtcaagataatccatagacctgactggtgtggcatatcaagaagctgattaaacagtataatAAATAcacgggtgcaccttgtgctggggacagttaAAGTCCACTctgaaatgtgtagttttgtcacacaacacattgccacagatgtctcaagttttgctgGAGCAcccaattggcatgctgaatgcaggaatgtctaccagagctgttgccaaacaATCTAATGtcaaattctctaccataagccccctccaacgttgttttgagaatttggcagtacttccaactggcatcacaaacgcagaccacgtgtaaccacgccagcccaggacctccacaccagGCTTCTTGACCTGAggaatcatctgagaccagccaccctgacagctgatgaaactgtgggtttgcacgacggaagaatttctgcacaaactgtcagaaaacgtGTCAGGGAAGCTCGTCTGAATGCCTGTTGTCCTACCTGAAGtcggtgggcaaatgctcacctttgatggctactggcatgctggagaagtttgctcttcacggatgaGGGTCCAACATAATGATGTCTTAGTCACTATATGTAATTATATGGTTATAGTCGTGGATAAGCGTACCTAAAACACAATATAATGTTTTTCCTACACATGTAGTTAATAATATACAGTGCCATTCATGCATTTGAGACTAGTCAGCGCTGTTAATTTATTTGCTTAGGGTttttaaaaagttaaataaaactgGGAAAACTGTATATTTTGGCTCTGTAGGCACCCTCTGAAAAGGAACACGTTTCTATTGGGCCAAATGTTTTTGAGAATGTTTATGTTgcccatacatacaattatctgctcTGTATTTCAGGTGAAGAGCACGGGTTTCGCGGTGATGTGTATTTTGCGCGCTTCCGTAACAACTGTAACTCGTGTGCACGTCTTTTGGCTCTGAGCGATTTTACACTGAACACCGGCTCCTTGGAACAGTTTTCAACAACACAATGTCTAAATTGGAGCAGATCATAGTTATTGAACCGCCGTATGATCTCAAATTTAAAGGTAAGATGAATACTGTCGGTGGCTAGCTACCACTTGTAGACGCTTTCGGCAGTGgattagccagcaagctagcgaACGTTACCAGCTCCGTGGACCGGGGATGTGTTAGCTTCAACAACCCTATTGAAACCTCACGCATACCGCCGCCATTTTGAGATGGCAGCGAGGATTTATGGGCCTTTACCCAGTTAGCTACCAATAGAGCTAACTAGCTATCACTGTACAACATTTATCGTCAGCCGCGGAGGGCGTATGGTCTCTAGTTACCCTAGCTAGCTGACTTCTTACTGTGACATTGACACAGCTAACTACTGTAACGTTAGTTTGCTGTCAGTCACTCAGGGATcattgatagctagctaacgttagcctgaaATAATAGTCACTGACATGGTTGTTTGGCCAAGTAAGTACTATAACATTAACTAGCTAGATAGGTAAACTAACAAGCAACACATTCTGATTTGACTAGACCAGTCATGACATATACTATTATTTTCCCGGATTTATttaactaagttagctagctagggtgACACGGCTAAAATTGCAGTTGTTGATTggaaatagtagctagctaaagGAAGCTGATTGACTGACCGCtcatatgctagctagctatcccacTCATTCACACTTTGCACTGTGTCCAGATAGTTAACGCATTGTTATGGTATTTTGTTGACCTCATCCCTAGTGCGTATCACATTGAGAGCGAGGTGTAGTTAACTATGTATTATCGTTGGCTATGTTTTTATGCCTTAAACTACATGTTTATCTGAGCCTAGCCAACGGTTAACACTATTGTGTTTAATGGGTCATTTTACTATATAGAAAATCATTTGCCATAACGTGTAACTAGTCTAAGTTGGTTGTCATTTCCGTCTGTGTGCATTGTACAGGTGACTCCATTGACCCTCAACAccatctcctttctctccaaTGCAGGTCCCTTCACAGATGTAGTGACCACAAACCTCAAGCTCAAAAATCCCTCTGACCGAAAAGTATGCTTCAAAGTGAAGACGACGGCACCTCGCCGGTACTGTGTAAGGCCCAACAGCGGCATGATTGAGCCAGGAGCCACTGTCACTGTCTCTGGTAAGGCTTTTGCATTTGCAGACCTTTTTCACTGTGCTGCCACAACATCAAACAAGAACAAATTATATCATGTCACTATTTCCACTTTAATTAATTGTATGACTTTGTAATTWWWAAAAAAACattttaccgttatttaactaggcaagtgagttaattaagaacaaattcttatttacaatgacggcctaggaacagtaggttaactgccttgttcaggggcagaacaacagatttttaccttgtcagctcggggattcgatgtagcaacctttcggttactggcccaacgctctaaccactaggctacctgccgctccaagtACAGACGAATCAGGCATGTAAATGTCAAATGCATgtatcagtaggcctatatgtatgCATAGTCATGACCCCAGCTTTGACCCCATATCTTCTGTCTCAACAGTAATGCTGCAGCCCTTTGACTATGACCCCAATGAAAAAAGTAAACACAAATTCATGGTACAGACAATCTTTGCACCATCCACTGCTACAGACATGGATGCAGTGGTAAGTTTTCCTGTCCACATTACTACCAAATACATGTTGTGCTTTATGTTAGTCGATGTGTCATCAAAGGAAAACCTGCTTTTGATGATTTACAGGTTTCAGTactgcagggatcatcaactagattcagtggCTGGTCAGGGGGCTTgatcataattacaaataatgaGTTTACtgttgaccgcaagaagcccaaacggatatactatttgactaaaacataatcatttcaaatctTGTTTACATTTGACATATaatcacatactgta from Salvelinus sp. IW2-2015 linkage group LG14, ASM291031v2, whole genome shotgun sequence includes:
- the LOC111972779 gene encoding serine/threonine-protein phosphatase 4 regulatory subunit 1 isoform X2; translation: MADISLLQEDSQEELDGSLDFVSQDEMLTPLGRLDKYVASENIFNRQMVARSLLDTLKAVSEDERDCIGVLERVGRLADDSEPSVRAELMEQVPHIAIFCQENRPSIPFAFSKYLLPIVVRYLADQNNQVRKTSQAALLVLLEQELIERGDIETLVCPVLVDLTAPDSNDDVKTEAMAIICKMAPMVGKDITERLFLPRFCEMCCDCRMFHVRKVCAANFGDICSVVGGEATEELLLPRFFQLCSDNVWGVRKACAECFMTVSSSTSQEVRRTKLSSLFISLISDPSRWVRQAAFQSLGQFISTFASPNSVGQYFREGEVGECYCVHPQNSTEEKPRNPDSTDPSLRANTENYSQRQGEDLPACTNGNQEEGCPQQDCISTGDLGGGVLCRTEEVEGVDVAEEGGGEQAAEALMDASDGGPCCEDADIVPECLCGEKRKKEPSSLTPDSSDTAGAREEEEAPSGDTENEPQPPEKHTTSEKDDSPADISEPSSLSEPVEESPSVSPQDNIPEQELYNSFHFWRLPITEMGLDMELLQQGESVQEEPPSYVSSSKGKAKASAPVLDRKQLEELIENLEPHIDDPDVKAQVDVLTAALRATTMDSHLEDAFLEPRDSQGGHHYDNPFGVHQMPLIGHHSDMERRNSTLQMNYGDDSELSDSSFSPEDEKKSKHQDVIPQALLDQYLSMTDPSRAQTVDMEIAKHCAYSLPGVAMTLGRQNWHCLRDTYETLASDMQWKVRRTLAFSIHELALILGDQLTAADLVPIFNGFLKDLDEVRVGVLKHLYHFLKLLHQDTRRKYLYQLQEFLVTDNSRNWRFRSELAEQLVLLLELYSGQDVYDYLRPLAFSLCLDRVSSVRWTSYKLVSEIIRKVASCQALLADFLSELVEKFCHSPKWSGRQAFTFICQLAIEDDCVSLEQFSEHLLAPLLQLASDPVANVRVLLAKTIRQSLLEREYFLHSANSHQEALEQTLVALQMDLDKDVKYFASVHPGSTRLSEDAMSTTSSTY
- the LOC111972779 gene encoding serine/threonine-protein phosphatase 4 regulatory subunit 1 isoform X1 — its product is MADISLLQEDSQEELDGFGVDDYSSESDVIIIPSALDFVSQDEMLTPLGRLDKYVASENIFNRQMVARSLLDTLKAVSEDERDCIGVLERVGRLADDSEPSVRAELMEQVPHIAIFCQENRPSIPFAFSKYLLPIVVRYLADQNNQVRKTSQAALLVLLEQELIERGDIETLVCPVLVDLTAPDSNDDVKTEAMAIICKMAPMVGKDITERLFLPRFCEMCCDCRMFHVRKVCAANFGDICSVVGGEATEELLLPRFFQLCSDNVWGVRKACAECFMTVSSSTSQEVRRTKLSSLFISLISDPSRWVRQAAFQSLGQFISTFASPNSVGQYFREGEVGECYCVHPQNSTEEKPRNPDSTDPSLRANTENYSQRQGEDLPACTNGNQEEGCPQQDCISTGDLGGGVLCRTEEVEGVDVAEEGGGEQAAEALMDASDGGPCCEDADIVPECLCGEKRKKEPSSLTPDSSDTAGAREEEEAPSGDTENEPQPPEKHTTSEKDDSPADISEPSSLSEPVEESPSVSPQDNIPEQELYNSFHFWRLPITEMGLDMELLQQGESVQEEPPSYVSSSKGKAKASAPVLDRKQLEELIENLEPHIDDPDVKAQVDVLTAALRATTMDSHLEDAFLEPRDSQGGHHYDNPFGVHQMPLIGHHSDMERRNSTLQMNYGDDSELSDSSFSPEDEKKSKHQDVIPQALLDQYLSMTDPSRAQTVDMEIAKHCAYSLPGVAMTLGRQNWHCLRDTYETLASDMQWKVRRTLAFSIHELALILGDQLTAADLVPIFNGFLKDLDEVRVGVLKHLYHFLKLLHQDTRRKYLYQLQEFLVTDNSRNWRFRSELAEQLVLLLELYSGQDVYDYLRPLAFSLCLDRVSSVRWTSYKLVSEIIRKVASCQALLADFLSELVEKFCHSPKWSGRQAFTFICQLAIEDDCVSLEQFSEHLLAPLLQLASDPVANVRVLLAKTIRQSLLEREYFLHSANSHQEALEQTLVALQMDLDKDVKYFASVHPGSTRLSEDAMSTTSSTY
- the LOC111972779 gene encoding serine/threonine-protein phosphatase 4 regulatory subunit 1 isoform X3, with product MLTPLGRLDKYVASENIFNRQMVARSLLDTLKAVSEDERDCIGVLERVGRLADDSEPSVRAELMEQVPHIAIFCQENRPSIPFAFSKYLLPIVVRYLADQNNQVRKTSQAALLVLLEQELIERGDIETLVCPVLVDLTAPDSNDDVKTEAMAIICKMAPMVGKDITERLFLPRFCEMCCDCRMFHVRKVCAANFGDICSVVGGEATEELLLPRFFQLCSDNVWGVRKACAECFMTVSSSTSQEVRRTKLSSLFISLISDPSRWVRQAAFQSLGQFISTFASPNSVGQYFREGEVGECYCVHPQNSTEEKPRNPDSTDPSLRANTENYSQRQGEDLPACTNGNQEEGCPQQDCISTGDLGGGVLCRTEEVEGVDVAEEGGGEQAAEALMDASDGGPCCEDADIVPECLCGEKRKKEPSSLTPDSSDTAGAREEEEAPSGDTENEPQPPEKHTTSEKDDSPADISEPSSLSEPVEESPSVSPQDNIPEQELYNSFHFWRLPITEMGLDMELLQQGESVQEEPPSYVSSSKGKAKASAPVLDRKQLEELIENLEPHIDDPDVKAQVDVLTAALRATTMDSHLEDAFLEPRDSQGGHHYDNPFGVHQMPLIGHHSDMERRNSTLQMNYGDDSELSDSSFSPEDEKKSKHQDVIPQALLDQYLSMTDPSRAQTVDMEIAKHCAYSLPGVAMTLGRQNWHCLRDTYETLASDMQWKVRRTLAFSIHELALILGDQLTAADLVPIFNGFLKDLDEVRVGVLKHLYHFLKLLHQDTRRKYLYQLQEFLVTDNSRNWRFRSELAEQLVLLLELYSGQDVYDYLRPLAFSLCLDRVSSVRWTSYKLVSEIIRKVASCQALLADFLSELVEKFCHSPKWSGRQAFTFICQLAIEDDCVSLEQFSEHLLAPLLQLASDPVANVRVLLAKTIRQSLLEREYFLHSANSHQEALEQTLVALQMDLDKDVKYFASVHPGSTRLSEDAMSTTSSTY